GAAGGCGCGTATCGTGCAGTGGTTCGATGCCGGCTTCGAGCGCGTGCGTCGCGGCTACGTGGGCACGCTGACCTGGGCCGTGCACCATCCGCGCAGCATCCTGTGCCTGTTCGCGGCCAGCCTGCTGGCGACCGGCCTGTTGTTCGTGGTGGTGGACAAGGATTTCATTCCCGCCGGCGATTCCGGCCAGCTCAATGTCAACGTCGAGGGGCCGGACGACACCTCGGTCGCGGGCATGGTGCAGCGCCAGCAGCAGCTAGCGAAGATCGTCGCCGACGATCCCAATATCGAGAGCTACATGTCGTCGGTGGGCAGTGGCGGCGCGCGCACCACGACCAACAACGGTTCGCTGTCGCTCACACTGAAGCCCGCCGGCGCGCGCCCGCTCGACGTCAACGGCATCATCCAGGAACTGCGCGCGAAGTTCGCCGCGGTGCCGGGCGTTCGCGCCTACATCCAGAATCCGCCGTCCATCCAGGTGGGCGGACGGCAGTCGAAGGCGCAGTACCAGTACACGCTGCAATCCATTGACACGCAGGCCTTGTACCACTGGTCCGGCAGGGTGATCGAGGCCTTCAGTAAGCTGCCGGGCTTCCAGGACGTCACCAGCGACCTCGATCTCAATGGGCCGTCCATTGTCCTGGACATCGATCGTGACAAGCTGGGCACGCTGGGGCTGACCATGGACCAGGTGCAGAAGGCGCTGGGATCGGCGTTCGGCGCCAGCCAGATTTCCACCATCTATGGCGCCTCCTCGCAGTACTGGGTAATCCTGCAGGTGTACTACGCGCTGCAGAATGATCCCGACGTGCTCTCGCAGATCTATGTCACCTCAGGCAGCGGCACGCTGGTTCCGCTCAATGCCGTGGCGACCTTCGAGCGCAAGCCGCAGGCGCTCACGGTGAATCACCAAGGGCAGATCCCGTCGGTGACGGTGTCGTTCAACCTCGCGCCCGGCGTGAGCCTCAGCGAGGCGGTGGCGAGCATCGACGGTGCGATGAAGCAGATGAACCTGCCGCCGTCGATCACCGGCAGCGTGCAGGGCACGGCGCAGGCCTTCCAGGACTCGATGCAGGGCATGGGCCTGCTGCTGGTGCTGGCGGTGTTCGTGATCTACCTGGTGCTGGGCATCCTGTACGAGAGCTTCATCCATCCGTTGACCATTCTCTCGGGCCTGCCGTCGGCGGGTGTGGGCGCACTGCTCACGCTGATGATCTTCCGTGCGCCGCTGGACTTGTTCTCCTTCGTGGGCATCGTGATGCTGATCGGCATCGTGAAAAAGAACGCGATCATGATGATCGACTTCGCGCTGGAAAAGCAGCGTAGCGAAGGCACCGACCCGGCGCTGGCCATCGTGGAGGCGTGCCAGGTGCGCTTCCGCCCGATCATGATGACCACCATGGCGGCCTTCGCCGGCACCTTGCCCATTGCGCTCGGCCTTGGCGCGGGCGCGGAGACGCGCCGTCCGCTGGGCCTGGCCGTGGTCGGCGGCCTGCTGGTGTCGCAGGTGCTCACGCTGTACCTGACGCCGGTGATCTACCTGTACCTGGATCGGCTGCATACGCGCTTCTCGCGCAAGCGGCGCGTGGGTGGTGCAGAAGCCGCGCATTGAGATAGCAAGCCACTGTGGGAGCGCACCCTGTGCGCGACTTCGGCATGGCAGTGCTTTCTCTCCGCTGGATTGTCGCGCACAGGGTGCGCTCCCACAGGTGCGTGGTTCGGGCGGGTGAAAAAAAGGGCGGCCATGGGCCGCCCTTTTCCGTCATGCCGGAGGAAAGATCACTCCTCCGCGCCATCCTTCGCAAACGCCCCCGGCTTCGAACCGAAATCGCCATCGGCCTGCGCGGCCATGTACGAGAACGCCGCGTACACCGCGACGTTCTGCGACAGCTCCTTCGGGTCGATCTTGTCGAGCGTGTCGTTGGCGGTGTGGTGGTAGTCGAAGTAGTCGGTGCCGTCCTGCACCAGGGTCAGCGCGGCCATGCCCTTGCCGTGCATCTGCGACAGGTCGGAGCCGCCGCCGCCCGGCTTCTTGGCGTCGTAATCCACACCGACGGGAGCGAGCACCTTGGCGATCTGCTCGATGGCGCCGCGCGCCTCAGGCTTCACACTGGCACTCATCAGCCAGATTTTGCGTGCGCCGAAGTCCGACTCGGTGCCGAGCTGGAACTTGGCCACTTCCTTGGCGTGCTTGTCGGCATAGGCGCGGCCGCCCCACAGGCCCATCTCCTCGTTGGCAAAGGCGATGACGCGGATGGTGCGGTCCGGACGCTGCGGCAGGTCGTGGATGAGCTTGCCGGCCGCCATGGCGATGGCCACGCCGGCGCCGTCGTCGATGGCGCCCGTGCCCGGATCCCACGAGTCGAGATGGCCGCCAATGGCGACGACCTGGTCCGGGTGCTTCTTGCCGGTGACTTCACCGATCACGTTGGCGCCCTTGTAGGTGCCATTGAAGCCGCAGTCGAGATCGAGCTTGATCGAAACCGGCTTGCCATAGGCGATGACGCGCGTGAGCTGGTCGGCATCGGGGTTGGACAGCGCGGCGGCCGGAATGGCGTCCTTCGGATCCGTGAAGCCGGTGACGCCGGTGTGCGGCGTGCGGCTGTGGGCATCGGTGCCGGCCGAGCGCAGCAAGAACGCGGCGGCGCCCATTTTGGCGGCGATCACCGGGCCGCCGACGCGCACGGCCGAGCCGATGGCGTAGTCGTGGCCATCCTTGTGGCGCTCCATGTGGGCGTCCACGTAGACGATCTTGCCCTTCACGCTGGCAGGATCGGCCTTCTTCAGCGCATCGAGGCTATCGAAGCGCACCACGTCGGCGGTGAGGCCGCCCTTGGGCGTGCCGGCGGAGTAGCCCAGCGCAATCAGGTCCAGCGCCTGCGGGAACGGTCCGACGATTTCGGCGTGCTCGCTGCGGCGTTCCCACAGCGGATAGCTCACTTCCTCGGTGTAGACCTTGTCGAAGCCCAGCGCCTTGAACTTGGCGATGGCCCACTCGCGGCCGCGTGCATCGGCCGGGCTGCCGGCCAGGCGCGAACCCACTTCGGTGGTCAGCGATTCGACGACCTGGTAGGCCGTGTTGTCGTTCATCGCCGTGTCGCGCAGTTGTTCGGCCGTCTTTACGGCTGCGGCGGGGATGGTGGTTTGGGTGGCTGCATTCGCCGTACCGATGGCGAGCATCAGGCTGGCGGAGAGCAGGGTGAGCGGCAGTCGGCGCATGGGGACAGTCCTTGGGCGGAAACATCGATTATGGCCCGCCCCCACGTGGCTGCTTAGGCCAGAAGTCATGGTGCGGGCAACGAACAAAGCAGCCAAACGAAAAAGGCGCCCGCAGGCGCCTGGTTCGCGCGTTGTTCCCCGTTGCTTACTTCGGGTTCTGCGACTTCAGCAGGTCGCGGATCTCGGTGAGCAGCACCACATCCGCCGGCGGCGGTGCGGGCGCGGCTTCCTGCTTCTTGCTGAGCTTGTTGATGGCCTTGACCACCAGGAAGATCGCGAAGGCAATGATGAGGAACTGGATCAGGGTATTGATGAAGGTGCCGTAGCCAATAGCCACTTCCGCGATTTTGTGCGCCGGATCGGTATTGTCGGCCGGCTTGAGCACCCACTTCATCTGCGAGAAGTCGATGCCGCCGGTGAGCATGCCGATGGGCGGCATGATGATCTGGTCCACCAGTGAGGTGACGATCTTGCCGAATGCGCCGCCGATGACCACGCCGACCGCGAGGTCGATGACGTTGCCACGCATGGCGAATTCTTTGAACTCTTTGATCATGCTCATGCTTCTCTCCCTTGTATGAACCCCCGACGGGGAAAGGGTAGCAGGGATGGGTGGGGCAGGGCGGGGCGACAAGGTTTTGCGAGGACGATCATGCTCTCGTGAGCCTGGATGGCCCTCGCTGTCATACCCGCTTGACCCGCCTTCGGCTGTTGAACAGCGCCTCGCGGCGAGGACGGCGAGAGGAGGCAGGCCTTTGGCAAGGTTGCGGCAGGGAGCACGCTTGTCGGGCCTTGCGTCGCTAAACCACGCGCCCTTCCAGCACCGCCACGCCTTCCAGCTCCGCGCGGAACCGATCCCCCCGCTGCAGCGCCGATACGCCGGCGGGCGTGCCCGTAAAGATCAGGTCGCCGGCCTTCAGCTCGAACAGGCGGGACAGGGTGGCGATGATCTCATTGACTCCGTGCACCATGTCGCCCAGGCGCCCGTGCTGGCGCTGCTGGCCGTTCACGGCAAGCGTCAGCGCGGTGTCAGCGTGCAGCGTCACCTCGCGCGCAGGGTGCAGGGCGGATACCGGCGCGGAGTGGTCGAAGCCCTTGGCGACGTCCCACGGATGGCTCTTGGCCTTGGCGATGGCTTGCAGGTCGCGGCGCGTCAGATCCAGGCCTACGCCATAGCCCCACACCAGGTCGCCGGCCTGCGCGGCCGACAGGTCGCGGCCACCGCCGCCCAGCGCCACCACCATCTCCACTTCGTGGTGCAGGTCGTGCGTGGCTTGCGGGTAGATGACGTCGGCACCATCGGTCACCACGGCATCGGCCGGCTTGGTGAAGAACAGCGGTGTGTCCTTGTCCACCGTCGCGCCCATTTCGCGAGCATGCTCCGCGTAATTGCGGCCGATGCAGAAGATGCGGCGTACTGGAAAGCGTTGGTCGCTGCCGGCGATCGGCAGGCTCGGAACAGGCGGGGGCGTGATGGCGTATGACATGGCCGGGAAGGGTACCACCGTGGCGGAGCGGCGCCAGTCTATATGTCACGTCAGCTTTTTTCGGGGCCGGCATGCGAGTACAACCGGCCCGGCTTTCGGCCTCTGCCCGCCAGCGTGTGACAGCTGTCATTGTATTGGGCTGATGAGGGCTTCTGGAGGCGGCGGAGCTGCCCCAGCATTCTGTAATGCATCGTGGAACCGGCGGGGACCGGCAGGGAGAGCGTGTGGCGAATGCGGATCTATTGAAGGAACTGCGCATCGAGAAACACCTGCGCGAGGAACACGGCCAAGGGCCGGGTCGCTGGCCGTGGATCGTCGGCGGCGTCGTGCTCGTGCTCACGTTGGTGGCCCTGGTGGCGTGGCTGGCGATGGGCCATCGCGCGATCGAGGTGCAGACCGCGCAGGCCCAGTCGCCGGTAGCCAATGCGGCCGCCGGCGCGGTGTTGCAGGCCACTGGCTATGTCACCGCGCGCCGCCAGGCCACCGTCTCGGCGCAGATCACCGGCACGCTGACCGAGGTGCTGATCGAGGAAGGTGACCACGTAAAGCAGGGCCAGGTCGTGGCGCGGCTGGACGACTCACAGTACAAGGCGGCGCTGGAAGCGGCCCGCACCGCGGCGGCGGCGTCGCATGCGCTGGTGGCGCAGTTCCAGGCGCAACTGGCTCAGAACGAGCGCGACGCGGTTCGCAACGAACAACTGGCCACCAAGGGGCTGGTCGCCAAGCAGACGGCGGAGCAATCGCGCACACTGGTGGACAGCACGCGTGCCCAGCTGCTGTCGCAGCAGCGCAATGCGGCATCGGCAGACTCGCAGGTGGTCGAGGCCAAGGTGAATTTCGATTACTGCGTGATCCGCGCGCCGTTCGACGGCGTGATCACCACCAAGGACGCACAGGTCGGCGAAATCGTCTCGCCGTTCTCGGCTGGCGGCGGCTTCACCCGCACCGGCATCGGCACGGTGGTCGATATGGATTCGCTGGAAGTGGACGTGGACGTCAACGAGGCGTACATCGGTCGCGTGAAACCGAATATGGCCGCCGAGGCGGTGCTGGACGCGTATCCCGACTGGAAGATTCCCGCCCACGTCATCGCCATCGTCCCGGCCGCCGATCGCGGCAAGGCCACCGTGAAGGTGCGCGTGGCCATGGAAAAGAAAGATGCGCGCATCGTGCCCGACATGGGCGTGCGGGTGTCCTTCCTGGAACAGAAGCAGGATCAGCAGCCGGTGCAGGCGCCGCAGGGTGCGCTGGTGCCGGCCGCGGCCATCGCCCAGCGCGACGGGCATGGCGTGGTGTTCATCGTGCGGGGCGACACCGTGCAGCAGCGCGATGTGCCGACCACCGCATCGAAGGTCGGCGACCAGAGCCTGTTGCCGACGGGCGTGGACGTGGGCGACACCGTGGTGGTGTCGCCACCGGCAGCATTGAAGGACGGCGACCGGATCAAGGCGGCAGCCAAGGCTGCGCCGTAACCGGTTCGTAGAGCGGAATCAGGCGCACCGTCGGAGCGGTGCGTGTACGGCATCCAAGGCCATTCGCATCGGAGTGAAAGCCATGAACACGTTGATTGAAACCCGCGATCTTTCCAAGGTGTACGAGCGCGGCAAGCAGAAAGTGGAAGTGCTGCATCACATCAACCTGGACATCGCCGAAGGCGACTTCCTTGCGCTGATGGGTCCGTCCGGTTCGGGCAAGACCACCCTGCTCAATCTCATCGGTGGCCTCGATACGCCGACCGGCGGCAGCATCACGGTGGCCGGCCAGCGCCTGGACCAGCTCAGCGGCGGCCAGCTCGCCAAGTGGCGTGCCTCGCACGTTGGTTTCGTGTTCCAGTTCTACAACCTGATGCCGATGCTCTCGGCCCAGCGCAACGTGGAGTTGCCACTGCTGCTCACCAAGCTTTCCGCTGCGCAGCGCCGCAAGAACGCATCCATCGCCTTGCAGCTGGTAGGTCTGGGTGAGCGCGCCTCGCACAAGCCCAGCGAACTCTCCGGCGGTCAGCAGCAGCGCGTGGCGATCGCCCGCGCCATCGTGTCCGACCCCACGCTGCTGGTCTGCGACGAACCGACCGGTGACCTGGATCGCCATTCCGCCGAGGAAGTGCTCGGCCTGTTGCGCGTGCTCAATCGGGAACACGGCAAGACCATCGTGATGGTCACGCACGATCCCAAGGCAGCCGAATACGCCAACCACACGCTTCATCTGGACAAGGGCACGCTGGTCGAGCAAGGCGCACTTGCGTGATGCCTTGAATGGCATCACGCGCGCCGCGCGAGGGCGAGGCAGGATGCCAAGCGGCAGCGCACCAGGAACGGTTGCTTGCCATACCACTATTCGTGGAGCGAACTTTTCATGAAATATCTCCATCTCATCTGGGCCGCGCTGTTCCGGCGCAAGACCCGCACGATACTCACGCTGGTATCGATCATCGCCGCGTTCCTGCTGTTCGGCATGCTCGACGCCGTGCGTACCTCCTTCAACCAGGCAGGCCAGAGCGCCAACGGCGCGGAGCGCCTGCAGACCGGCTCCAAGCTGTCTTTCATCCAGACCCTGCCGCAATCGCTGGAAGCGCAGATTGCGCAGGTGCCGGGCGTGAAAATGGTGACCTATGCCAACTGGTTCGGTGGCGCCTACCAGGATCCGCACAACCAGGTCTTCAGCTTTGCCGTGGAGCCCAACTACATTGATCTGTACCCCGAGATCGACGTGAGCCCGGCCGAGCGCAAGACCTTCGATGACACGCGTACCGGCGTGCTTGTGGGTGAGACGCTGGCGAAGCGCTTCAACTGGAAGGTGGGCGACAAGATTCCCATGCAGTCCACCATCTTCCCCAACCGCCAGGGCAGCAAGAACTGGACGTTCGACATCGTCGGCATCATGCATGCGAAGGACAAGAAGACCGGCGGCTTCTTCGACCAGATGCTCCTGCTGCACTGGAAGTATTTTGATGAGACCACGCCGTTCAACCGCGGCCAGGTGGGCTGGTACGTCACGCGTGTGACGGACGTGAACCAGGCTGACCGCGTGGCGAAGGCCATCGACGCGCTGTCGGCCAACTCCGATCACGAAACGCGCACGCAGACCGAGCAGGCGGCGACGGCCAACTGGATGAAGCAGCTTGCGGACATCGGCCTCATCGTCGGTTCGATCATGGGTGCGGTGTTCTTCACGCTGCTGCTGCTCTCGGGCAACACCATGATGCAGGCCGTGCGCGAGCGCACCAGCGAATTGGCCGTGCTCAAGACGCTGGGCTTTTCCAACCACGCGGTGCTCGCCATCGTGCTGGCCGAGTCGGTGCTGCTGTTGCTGCTTGGTGGTGTCATCGGGCTGGGCATTGCGTCGCTGATCATTCCTGCGGTGAGCGCAGGCAGCGGCGGCATGCTCAACCTTCCCATTGTCGGCGCGAGCAGCTGGATTCTCGGCGTTGTGCTGATGATCGCCATCGGCCTGCTGGTGGGGGCCTTGCCGGCGATCCGCGCCATGCGCCTGAACATCGTCGACGCGCTCGCGGGCCGCTAAGGAGAGCGACATGAATAATTTCCTGATCAATCTCGGCCTGCTTGTCCTCGTCGCGATCGCCATCGCCTTTTGGGTCCTGCTGCCCTGGCAGGCGGCCATCGTGCTCGTGGTGTTGTTCGCCCTGTGGATGGGCCTGACCCGGGCCGGTCGCCGCGCCGCCTCGGTGGCGAGCGTGGGCATCAGCACGCTGGGCCAGCGCATCGGTTCGTCGGCGGTCATCGTGATCGGCATCGCCGGCGTGGTCGGCGTGCTGGTCGCCCTGCTGGCGATGGGCGAGGGCTACAGCGAAACGCTGCGCAATACCGGCAGCCCCGACACCGCCATCGTCATGCGTGGCTCGTCGGCCTCGGAAGTGATGTCCGTGCTCGACCACGACAGCGTCACGCTGATCCCGCAGGCTGTCGGCATCGCCAAGGATGCCAAGGGCCAGCCCATCGCCTCGCCCGAACTCGTGGTCGCGGCCAACCTGCCGCTCAAGGGCAGCACGGCGGACGACGAAGGCAGCGTGCAACTGCGCGGTGTCAGCGAACAGGCGTGGGCGGTGCGTCCCAACGTGAAGATCATCGAGGGTCGCAACTTCCAGCCGGGCATGCGCGAGCTGATCGTCGGCAAGGGCGCGGCCAAGCAGTTCGCGGGCCTCGAACCCGGACATACCGTGAAACTGGGCAACCAGCAGTGGACCGTGGTGGGTGTGTTCGCCTCCGGCGACGCGATGGACTCGGAAGTATGGGGCGACGCTAGCGTGGTGGCCGACACCTATCGCCGTGGTAGCAGCCGTGCCTCGGTGATGGTGCGCCTCACCGATCCCAAGGCCTACGACGCGTTCAAGAAGGAGCTGGAAAACAACCCGCAGCTCAAGGTCGACGTGAGCACCACGCTCGACTACTTCAGCAAGCAGTCCGAGGGCATGACCAAGGTGATCAAGGCCATCGGCATCACGGTGGGCCTGATCATGGCCATCGGTGCGATGTTCGGTGCGCTCAACACCATGTTCGCCGCCGTCGCGTCGCGCGCACGGGAAATAGCCACGTTGCGCGCCATCGGCTTCCGCGGGTTCCCCGTGGTGGTGGCGGTGATGCTGGAGACGATGCTGCTCGCGGCCATCGGCGGCGTGCTGGGTGGCCTGCTGGCCTGGCTGATCTTCAACGGCTACAGCGCCTCGACGCTGGCGGCGGGCACGGTGGGCAAGCTGAGCTTCGAGCTGCACGTGTCGCCCGAGCTGCTGTGGACCGGCCTGAAGTGGGCGCTTGCCATCGGCTTCATCGGTGGCCTGTATCCGGCGGTGCGCGCGGCGCGGTTGCCGGTGACGACGGCATTGCGCGAGCTGTGATATCGCCATGAAGGAATAAGAAGCGCGGCGGTGGCCGCGCTTCTTTAATTGCCGTAGGCACTGCCGGAATCTCCAATAGCTCGTCATTCCCGCGAAAGCGGGAATCCAGTGCCTTCGCTTTCAGCGTGTTTAAAGTCGCTGGATGACCAGCCATTCGGCTGTTGTAAGGCACCTCCCGCTTCGGCGGCCTGTACCCAGTGGTGCGTGCGGCGCGGTTGCCGGTGACGGTGGCGTTGCGCGAGCTGCGAGTGAAAGCGCGGTGCGGGAATCACTCCCGCACCGCGACTTGCGTAGTCTGCCGTTCCGCGCAAGGCTTGCCCGGAACGAGAGGGAAGGCCATGCGCAAGGGACGTGCACTTCTGGCGGCGCTGCTGCCGCTGTTCGCTGGCTGCGCCAGCTATGTCACGCACAAGATCGAGCATCCGGCGATCTCACATGGGCGCCTGCCGGACTATTTCCACGAGAACCTCGCAGCGCAGGGCTTCGGCAAGTCGTCGATGCGCACGACGGATGGTGTGCGCATGGCGTACTGGCTCGGTCCGCCGCACGTCTACGACATCACGGAAACCTTCACCCTGCTGGGAGATGGGCCGAGTTACCACTGGAACATGCGGCTCCCAGAGAAACCCTTCGATGGCTCGCGCCTGCGTGCGAGAGGCAGCATCGTGCTGCTGCACCCGTGGGAAGGCGAGGGCGCCATGCTGGCGGGCTGGGCCTACCACCTTGCGTCGGCGGGCTATGTGACGGTATTGCCCGACCTGCGCAGCCAGGGCGAATCCGACAAGGCCCCGGTGGGCTATGGACCGCGTGAGGGCAGGGACATCGCCGAATTGGTGCGCGACCTTCGGGCGAAGCAGCAGTTGCCCGAACCGGGGTTCCTCATGGGTGTGTCCTATGGCGCTACGGCGGCTGTATTCGCTGCCAGCGAGCTTGGCGACGTGCGTGGTGTGATCACGCTGGAACCTTACGGCAATGCCGCCGACGTGATCCGTCGCGCACCGTCGACAAATCTGTTTGGTCCGCGCTGGCTTGGCTCGGTCATCGGTGCGTCGAACATGGATGCAGCGATCAAACGGGCGAGCACGGACCTTGGTGTCGATCTTGCGCATATCGATACGGCCGGTGCGCTTGCGCACGCGCCGTGCACGCTCATCCTGCGGGGAGGCAACGACCCGCTGGTTTCTGCGCAGACGCTCAAGGCGCTGACCGATGCATCGGCACGAGTCCGTTACATCGAGCTGTCCGGCGAAAATCACATCACCTTGCCGTTGCGGACCGACCGCTTGCTGCAACCGATGCTTGACTGGATGCAGGCTTTGGCGGCGTCTCCCGATACCGCGTGTCCTGCGTTCGTGCCGCTGCCCTCGTCGGTGCGTGCCAGCGGCCCAAGACCTCAGGGCATCACGGGCGGCACATAAGCCAGCGTCCATCCCAGCACCCATAGCAGGCCCAGCACCAGCGGTACATGCACCACCAGTTGCATGAAGGTGAAGCCGACCACGTCGCGCGCCTTCAGGCCCAGCACGCCGAGCAAGGGCAGCATCCAGAACGGATTGATCAGGTTGGGCAGGGCTTCGGCCGCGTTGTACACCTGCACCGCCCAGCCCAGGTGCACATGCAGGTCATTGGCGGCCTGCATCACGTAAGGTGCTTCCACCAGCCACTTGCCGCCACCCGAGGGAACGAAGAAGCCAAGCACCGACGAGTAGACGCCCATCACCAGCGGAAAGGTGTCGGTAGTGGCGATGTGCACGAACAGGCCGGATAAGCGATGCGACAACGTCACGTCGCCCACGCCCGGCGCATGCGTGAGCAGCGCGGCGATGCCACCGTACAGCGGAAACTGGATGAGCACGCCGGCCGTGCTTGGCACGGCGCGCGCCACCGCGTTGAGGAAACTGCGCGGCCGCCAGTGCAGCAGCAATCCCGCCGTGAGGAACAGGAAATTGTAGGTGTTGAGGTTGGCGATGGCGGTGACCGCCGGCTTGCTGGCGAACTCATGACCAAGCCAGCCCAGTCCCAGCAGGCCGATCAGCACCGACAGCAACGGGCTGTATTCCAGCCACTCGCCGGGGCGCTGGCGGGGTGGTAGCGGGGGCGTCGCGGTCTCGGTGATGCCGAAGTCGTCCGCCGTGCGTGTGTTGTGATCCGATGGCGCGGTAAGCCAGCAGACCAGCAGCGACACCGCGACGAGCGCCGCGGTCAGCACGATCGACTGCCACAGGAAAATGGTTTCGCTGAAGGGCAGCACGCCGGTGATGTTGATGAGACCCGGCGGCATGCTCTTGGGATTGGCCTGCAATTGCGCGGCCGACGAGGAAAGGCCCATGGCCCATACCGCGCCAAGCCCGAGATAGGCGGCGGCGCCCGCGGCGCGATAGTCCATGCGTAGATCGTTGCGCCGTGCGAGCGCACGCACCAGCAAACCGCCGAACACCAGCGAGAAGCCCCACGACAGCAGCGACGCGAGCATGCTGACCAGGCCCACGTAGCAGATGGCGCCACGCCCCGTCCTCGGTGCGCGCGCCAGCCATTCGATGAAACGCGCGACGACCGGCGCCGTGGCCACCACGTAGCCGCCGATGACCACGAAGGCCATCTGCATGGTGAAGGGAATCAGGCTCCAGAAGCCGTCACCGAATGCGTTGACGGTGACGGCCGGCGTCGCGCCGAAAGCCAGTGCGGCGATGGCGACGAAGATCACGCCAAGCGCC
This genomic interval from Dyella japonica A8 contains the following:
- a CDS encoding alpha/beta hydrolase family protein, which encodes MRKGRALLAALLPLFAGCASYVTHKIEHPAISHGRLPDYFHENLAAQGFGKSSMRTTDGVRMAYWLGPPHVYDITETFTLLGDGPSYHWNMRLPEKPFDGSRLRARGSIVLLHPWEGEGAMLAGWAYHLASAGYVTVLPDLRSQGESDKAPVGYGPREGRDIAELVRDLRAKQQLPEPGFLMGVSYGATAAVFAASELGDVRGVITLEPYGNAADVIRRAPSTNLFGPRWLGSVIGASNMDAAIKRASTDLGVDLAHIDTAGALAHAPCTLILRGGNDPLVSAQTLKALTDASARVRYIELSGENHITLPLRTDRLLQPMLDWMQALAASPDTACPAFVPLPSSVRASGPRPQGITGGT
- a CDS encoding short-chain fatty acid transporter codes for the protein MARAALRSAAWSEKWFPDAWVFAALGVIFVAIAALAFGATPAVTVNAFGDGFWSLIPFTMQMAFVVIGGYVVATAPVVARFIEWLARAPRTGRGAICYVGLVSMLASLLSWGFSLVFGGLLVRALARRNDLRMDYRAAGAAAYLGLGAVWAMGLSSSAAQLQANPKSMPPGLINITGVLPFSETIFLWQSIVLTAALVAVSLLVCWLTAPSDHNTRTADDFGITETATPPLPPRQRPGEWLEYSPLLSVLIGLLGLGWLGHEFASKPAVTAIANLNTYNFLFLTAGLLLHWRPRSFLNAVARAVPSTAGVLIQFPLYGGIAALLTHAPGVGDVTLSHRLSGLFVHIATTDTFPLVMGVYSSVLGFFVPSGGGKWLVEAPYVMQAANDLHVHLGWAVQVYNAAEALPNLINPFWMLPLLGVLGLKARDVVGFTFMQLVVHVPLVLGLLWVLGWTLAYVPPVMP
- a CDS encoding ABC transporter permease, which translates into the protein MNNFLINLGLLVLVAIAIAFWVLLPWQAAIVLVVLFALWMGLTRAGRRAASVASVGISTLGQRIGSSAVIVIGIAGVVGVLVALLAMGEGYSETLRNTGSPDTAIVMRGSSASEVMSVLDHDSVTLIPQAVGIAKDAKGQPIASPELVVAANLPLKGSTADDEGSVQLRGVSEQAWAVRPNVKIIEGRNFQPGMRELIVGKGAAKQFAGLEPGHTVKLGNQQWTVVGVFASGDAMDSEVWGDASVVADTYRRGSSRASVMVRLTDPKAYDAFKKELENNPQLKVDVSTTLDYFSKQSEGMTKVIKAIGITVGLIMAIGAMFGALNTMFAAVASRAREIATLRAIGFRGFPVVVAVMLETMLLAAIGGVLGGLLAWLIFNGYSASTLAAGTVGKLSFELHVSPELLWTGLKWALAIGFIGGLYPAVRAARLPVTTALREL